In Archangium violaceum, the following are encoded in one genomic region:
- the mug gene encoding G/U mismatch-specific DNA glycosylase — MPDLLGSGLKVLFCGINPSVYSAVVGYHFARPGNRFWPALHASGFTDRLLAPHEQDELPRLGLGITNVVDRATVSADVLTAEELAEGGRRLAAKVRRYRPRYLAVLGIGAWRTAFRHPGASLGLQPESLGETRVWVLPNPSGLNAHYTPAALARLFRELRGVVEGG; from the coding sequence ATGCCGGATCTGCTCGGTTCCGGGCTGAAGGTCCTCTTCTGCGGCATCAACCCCAGCGTGTACTCGGCGGTGGTGGGCTACCACTTCGCCAGACCGGGCAATCGCTTCTGGCCGGCGCTGCATGCCTCGGGTTTCACGGACCGGTTGCTGGCACCCCACGAGCAGGACGAGCTGCCACGGCTCGGGCTGGGCATCACCAACGTGGTGGACCGGGCCACCGTCTCGGCGGATGTCCTGACGGCGGAGGAGCTCGCCGAGGGCGGGCGGAGGCTGGCGGCGAAGGTGCGGCGCTACCGTCCCCGGTACCTGGCGGTGCTGGGAATCGGCGCCTGGCGCACGGCCTTCCGACACCCCGGGGCCTCGCTGGGGCTACAGCCGGAGTCGCTGGGCGAGACGCGCGTCTGGGTGCTGCCCAACCCGAGCGGGTTGAATGCCCATTACACACCGGCGGCGCTGGCGCGGCTGTTCCGCGAGCTGCGCGGGGTGGTGGAAGGCGGCTAA
- a CDS encoding aromatic ring-hydroxylating oxygenase subunit alpha: MDHTTQVELIRRIQEHLRTGTTQMEAEESRLPVESYLRADRLEAERETLFQRRPLLVAHVSQLPEPGDYLTHDVSGLPLLICRTPSGEPVAFLNVCRHRGTRLVEEACGRHKHAFVCPYHGWTYDTEGSLRAVPHEVGFPSRPSENVGLVRVSLAERFGFLWAQGRKDSRFAADCFLAPVAAELSSYGLHTHVVYRPQRLELRLNWKLAIEIFLEAYHVKHAHRTSIYPLFIDNMGLVDRLSPHLRCVFPKRTVRDLVGTPEEEWRLRMHANILYFVFPNTLLLVQPDHVTVTTVYPVDLDRTELRTFTLIPEAPTSEKATRYWDKNVDILLQAVHEDIRMGESIQRGLRSGANASLRLARFEQGLRYFHEAMDQALGVRG; this comes from the coding sequence ATGGATCACACGACCCAGGTCGAGCTCATCCGCCGCATCCAGGAGCACCTGCGTACGGGCACCACACAGATGGAGGCCGAGGAGTCCCGCCTTCCCGTGGAGAGCTACTTGCGCGCGGACCGGCTGGAGGCCGAGCGGGAGACCCTCTTCCAGCGCCGCCCGCTGCTGGTGGCACACGTCTCGCAATTGCCGGAGCCCGGGGACTACCTCACCCATGACGTGAGCGGCCTGCCGCTGCTCATCTGCCGTACCCCCTCGGGCGAGCCCGTCGCCTTCCTCAACGTCTGCCGTCACCGGGGCACCCGGCTGGTGGAGGAGGCGTGCGGCCGACACAAGCACGCCTTCGTCTGCCCCTATCACGGCTGGACGTATGACACCGAGGGCAGCCTGCGCGCCGTGCCACACGAGGTGGGCTTCCCCAGCCGCCCCTCCGAGAACGTGGGGCTGGTGCGCGTGTCCCTCGCCGAGCGCTTCGGCTTCCTCTGGGCCCAGGGCCGCAAGGACTCGCGCTTCGCCGCCGACTGCTTCCTCGCCCCCGTCGCCGCCGAGCTCTCCAGCTACGGGCTGCACACCCATGTGGTGTACCGACCCCAGCGGCTCGAGCTGAGACTCAACTGGAAGCTGGCCATCGAGATCTTCCTCGAGGCCTACCACGTGAAGCACGCGCACCGGACCTCCATCTACCCGCTCTTCATCGACAACATGGGGCTGGTGGACCGGCTGTCGCCACACCTGCGCTGCGTCTTCCCCAAACGCACCGTGCGCGACCTGGTGGGGACACCCGAGGAGGAGTGGCGGCTGCGCATGCACGCCAACATCCTCTACTTCGTCTTCCCCAACACGCTGCTGCTGGTGCAGCCGGACCACGTCACCGTCACCACCGTGTACCCGGTGGATCTGGATCGCACGGAGCTGCGCACCTTCACGCTCATCCCCGAGGCCCCCACCAGCGAGAAGGCCACCCGGTACTGGGACAAGAACGTCGACATCCTGCTGCAAGCGGTGCACGAGGACATCCGCATGGGCGAGTCCATCCAACGCGGACTGCGCTCGGGCGCCAACGCCTCCCTGCGGCTGGCCCGCTTCGAGCAGGGCCTGCGCTACTTCCACGAGGCCATGGACCAGGCGCTCGGAGTCCGCGGTTAG